The Glycine soja cultivar W05 chromosome 19, ASM419377v2, whole genome shotgun sequence genomic sequence acataattatcTTAGGAATAAAATGTACCAAAAATTATTATCTGCAACTTTTTATTAAACCTGAAAAAGAAATATTCTCAACTCAATATTTCCTAGATTAATCTTGATTCAATACAGTTAACAACATAGAACTTTGACACAATTTTAGTGCAGTCGATTGTgtgaaaattgaaaagtatATAGTTTTTGTTTGAACCGTAGAGCAaggaaaaatgacaaaagagaTTTCACTGGAATTGGTTTTAATCTATGCCTTAGGGAGGAGGGTGACTGCGTTATTATTAGTTGGAAGTGTAGTAATGCAGAGCCACAAGAACCCAAAATATATGCAAACTTCAATCTTGTTCTTCTTGATCAAGGTTTTATCTTATGTCAAGCAGGCACAGATGTAAAATACATTATGAGAAGTAGTTTTCATCATTTAGGCACCAGCTTTAAGGGATCCATTGAAACGAAAAATCAGCAAGCATTATGTAACCTCTTTTATTGATATAGTATTTGACTATTGGacataaatcaaataaacaaaatatacataGTTTTAGGGAAGAACAATACAAACCCTgctccagaaaaaaaaattaaaaaaaaaaatcaaaatggaggagaagcaggaagaagaaagaaagagagagagagagaagggaaaGATTTTAGATGTAAAAACGTGTTTGGTTCCACGTCTCAGACGTGTTTTTTCATCTTTACTGAGAAGCTAATAGTTATATTATGACTTTTCACATCTTTAGACTCGATTTCTTACTTCTCATTGGATTTTTGAACAAGCTAATCATGTTAAATTATCATGCTCAATAACTTGTGCCCCTCTCCATTCTTCACCAGGATTTACAGTCACAGGCACCAGTATTGAAGCAGGGCCAGTGCAGATGAAGTAGTCCTTTCCATATTTCTCTGACAAGGAACCAGGGcttgataaataaatatcctCAAAACCCATTCTTATCACCCTGAAGCAAAGCCCACGTCCCTGAAAGTCCAACAGAATCTTTTCAATAAAAACTTTCACTAAATTTGGTGCATGAAATAAATTCTTGGATAGAATATGTTTGTCCcccaaaatatttcaaaatgttaTATTTAGTTCCTATATATAGTAAGTTTTTAGTCCTTACATTTTAACATGAACCGAATATTTTTAACAGTCTTATCCTTACGTATTTTTAGATTCAAACGCATGACCAACTAGTAATCAAGCACAACTTTGCTTGCCCTCAAATGTTAGGACtaactattaaatttttataactaactaagcttgaatttcaaaatattttttggtaccgaaaacatattttacccaaCAAAATTTGGATGTTCGGGTTAGAGGGTACACTTTATTAATCATTCTAACCTGATCAATGGTTTCATACTTGGAGGGAGGGGTGTTATAGAATGCCTTTAATCTTTCCTTTGGAGGCGCAGCATAAACTCTACTCATCTTATTCTCAAGGAGGGTAATAGACAAAGCTTGCTGACCCCACGTGCCGGGCTTGGCTTCAGGCTCATTACCAAAGGACAACCATCTAGGAGGCTCAGATATGGTAGCTTCTGATGGGGTCAAGATTTGAAAGGGAGAAGATGGAGGAGCGTGTGGAATATATGAGCAGCTTCTGAGGCCTTGAATTGCTGTTTCACCTCTTTTCTTGAATCTAAAATGGCTTAGAATAGCATTGGTTAGAGTGGCAGGCTTGGGGCCTATGTTCTTAGCTACAACTGCTGTGGCCATGCTCACAGGATAGAGGGTCACAATGTATGTGATGTCAAAGAATCTACTAGTGCAGCTTAATTCAAGCTGcaagaaaaagaatagaagcAATGAAGAAAGCAACAAAAGCAAACCCCAAGTTTCAGTGCTTCACGGTACAAAAGAAGACTAATTGtatgtttggataaaagttGGGAACATACTTTTGAATTAGTACTTCCTCCAGTTTCAAAACTATAGATGTTTAAGGGTAGTGTACACCCATtaagaaatattaattgataaaattttagACAAAAGTACTCCTATTTAATCATGTTGTTGGAACTATCATTAAGCATAAATATTTGGATAGTGGAGAGTTTAGAAATAATGTAGTGGACAAGTGTATAGTTGgaaaaaagttttgaatttagTCTTGGatttgtaaaaaatttatagttttgaaaCAAAACTAAAAGTGCTAAAATATCTATAGTTTTGGAATGAAGGAAGTATTGTTTGAATGTCAGTCAGGAGAGTAAAAAGTTAGGAATGTgctttttgaaaatttcaatgcatattcctgaatttcaagataaaaaggaaaaaagaaaaaatcatcacttaaaaagtaaaaatacttCTGAATGAGCTTTGATATCTTGATATCTGATATCCAAACATACATTAATTATGGCTATGTTtggtttaaagtaaaaaaagtacTTTTACAAATTTCAATGTAAAATTGTGCATT encodes the following:
- the LOC114399012 gene encoding photosynthetic NDH subunit of subcomplex B 2, chloroplastic-like, with protein sequence MASFLSLSLPKLNLIKASSAANTNTTTTLPTAETLNEKFGRKGIKFLESDNIPIVELTVRNGSSLRLRIPDAHVTSYKPKVNWKDDGFQEVLYTIPATETGPYKAKGGVGLVMNELLQPGAKGLLPSTLEWTVNDVDSDSIDALQLELSCTSRFFDITYIVTLYPVSMATAVVAKNIGPKPATLTNAILSHFRFKKRGETAIQGLRSCSYIPHAPPSSPFQILTPSEATISEPPRWLSFGNEPEAKPGTWGQQALSITLLENKMSRVYAAPPKERLKAFYNTPPSKYETIDQGRGLCFRVIRMGFEDIYLSSPGSLSEKYGKDYFICTGPASILVPVTVNPGEEWRGAQVIEHDNLT